In the genome of Amaranthus tricolor cultivar Red isolate AtriRed21 chromosome 15, ASM2621246v1, whole genome shotgun sequence, one region contains:
- the LOC130801505 gene encoding amino acid transporter AVT1I-like, translating to MEQCESGLLRYPLLENYNDELEVIKDYGTPTQGKTSFTKTVFNGLNALSGVGILSVPYALASGGWLSLILIFIVAIAAFYTGLLIKRCMEDDPRIKSYPDIGERAFGKIGRTIISTFMCTELYLVVTGFLIMEGDNLHNLFPELSLEASGIKIGGRESFVLIVALIMLPTVYLDDLRSLSYISATGVIASFIIIASVVRVATFDGIGFHYKGELVVWSGIPTAVSLYGFCYCAHPVFPTLYHSMEKKHHFSKVLLLCFLYSTIGYAFMAIIGYLMFGPNINPQITLNLPAGKLWSKIAIYTTLVNPLSKYALMLQPVVNATESWFPKFRKNIYFKIIIRTLLVISQVLIALIVPFFGYLMTLIGAFLSLSASITIPCLCYLKISGFSFKGEKLLVIGTILLSIIIAIFGTYTSLVQIINETLVITK from the exons ATGGAGCAGTGTGAGAGTGGTTTGCTTAGGTACCCTCTATTGGAAAATTATAATGATGAATTGGAGGTAATTAAGGATTATGGTACTCCAACACAAGGCAAAACCTCCTTTACCAAAACTGTTTTCAATGGCCTTAACGCTCTTTCAG GAGTTGGAATACTATCAGTACCATATGCTCTGGCTTCGGGTGGCTGGTTAAGCCTCATTTTAATCTTCATAGTGGCAATAGCAGCATTCTACACAGGCTTACTCATAAAGCGTTGCATGGAAGATGATCCCAGGATTAAATCATACCCAGATATTGGGGAGCGAGCATTTGGGAAAATCGGAAGAACAATCATATCAACATTTATGTGCACAGAGCTATATTTAGTTGTAACAGGCTTTCTAATAATGGAAGGTGATAATCTGCACAATCTATTTCCAGAACTTTCCTTGGAAGCTTCTGGAATAAAAATAGGAGGAAGAGAAAGTTTTGTGTTGATTGTGGCGTTAATCATGCTTCCAACTGTATATTTAGATGATCTTCGTAGTCTGTCGTATATATCTGCAACAGGTGTGATAGCTTCGTTTATAATAATAGCATCAGTTGTACGAGTTGCTACATTTGATGGGATTGGATTTCATTACAAAGGAGAGCTTGTTGTTTGGTCTGGGATTCCTACTGCTGTTAGCTTATACGGCTTTTGCTATTGTGCTCATCCTGTTTTTCCTACCCTATATCACTCCATGGAGAAAAAACATCACTTCTCTAAG GTACTTCTTCTATGTTTCCTATACTCGACAATTGGTTACGCTTTCATGGCAATTATAGGCTACTTAATGTTTGGTCCAAACATAAATCCACAAATAACTCTAAACCTTCCGGCCGGCAAATTATGGTCTAAAATAGCAATTTATACGACATTGGTTAATCCTCTAtcaaaatatgcattaatgttACAACCCGTTGTAAATGCTACTGAGAGTTGGTTTCCAAAATTTCGAAAAAACATATACTTTAAGATAATAATACGGacattattagttattagtcAAGTTTTAATAGCTTTAATTGTTCCTTTTTTTGGATATTTAATGACTCTTATTGGAGCGTTTTTAAGTCTTAGTGCGTCAATTACTATTCCTTGTTTGTGTTATTTGAAGATTTCGGGCTTTTCTTTTAAAGGTGAGAAATTATTAGTGATTGGTACTATTTTGTTAAGCATAATTATTGCTATTTTTGGTACCTACACTTCTTTAGTACAAATTATAAATGAAACTCTTGTAATTACAAAGTGA